TCACCGTTTAAGAGGTTTTTCACTGTAATGGTTCCGTCTGCGATTTCCTGTTCGCCGAAGAATATCAAATTAGGAATCCCCTTCTTCTCGGCGTAGGTAAACTGTTTTTTCAGTTTGGCCGCTTCAGGATATAGTTCGGTAGAAACCCCGGAGTTGCGCAGTTTCATAATGATTTTTGAGGCTTCCAACGATTCTTTTTCTCCATAGTTTGCAAAAAGATACTGTACCGAACCCGAAGCTTGCTCAGCAAAAAGACCAAGTTCTTCCATCACCAGATATATACGGTCTAGCCCAAAAGAAATCCCGATGCCCGGTATATTTTTCACGCCGAATACTTCGGTAAGGTTATCATAACGGCCGCCACCACCAATGGATCCCATGGCTACACCGCGGGCTTTTACTTCGAAGATGGCGCCGGTGTAATAATCTAACCCACGAGCCAGGGTAATATCAAACTTCAGGTTTTCTGCGGAGATGCCTAACTGGAGGCATTGTGTTAGCACAAATTCAAGTTCTGTAACACCTTGTGTGCCTGTTTCGCTGTCTTTAAATTTTTCTTTAAGTTGTAATACATTTTCAAGCGCATCCGTACGCTGGCTGAAAAGGAAATCAAGCTTATCGATGGATTGCTGGGAGATGTTTTTCTCGAGCAACTCTTTTATCACGCCTTCTTTCCCAATTTTATCAAGTTTATCAAGTGCGACCGTGAAATCAATTAACTGATCCGAAATTCCCGCATATTCCGCGAGTCCTGAAAGAATTTTACGGTTATTGATGTGAATGGTCACCGGTATCTGCAATTCGTTGAAAGATTTTAGGTAAAGCTGCACCAGTTCTACTTCCTGCCACAGACTCACACTTCCTACAACATCGGCATCGCATTGGTAAAACTCACGAAAACGGCCTTTCTGCGGACGGTCGGCACGCCAAACCGGCTGAATCTGATAGCGTTTGAAAGGGAAAACCATTTGCCCGTGATTCATCGCTACGAAACGTGCAAAAGGCACCGTAAGGTCATAGCGTAAAGCTTTTTCAGAGATCTGGGCGATGAGTTTCTGCGAATTTTTGCCCTCCCAGTCTTCGGATACTGTTTTAGCGGCGAAGTCACCTGAATTCAGGATTTTAAAGATCAGCCGGTCGCCTTCTTCACCATATTTACCGGTAAGTGTCGAAAGGTTTTCAAAACTGGGCGTTTCAAGCGGCTGAAAACCGAAGAGTTCAAAATTTTTCTGCAATACATTGATGATTGCTCTTCTGTTCATAACTTCTGTGGCGGTAAAATCGCGGGTCCCTTTGGCTAGGCTTGGCTTCATGCGTATCTGATATTTTTTTGGTAGCTGATGTTCTAATTACTGCAAAAATAAGGAAATGCCAGTATCTAACGCTAAAAAGGGACCGAAAGTGTTTCGGTCCCTACAGAAATGAGCTCATGGTTATGGCTTAATATTTAGATGGAATCCAGGATATCAATGATTTCTTCGCCATAATTTTCTATTTTATGTTTTCCGAAACCTTTGATGTCAAGCAGTTCTTCTTTTTTTGCCGGCCGGTAACGTGCAATGGAAAGCAGTTCCTTATTGGTGGCAATAAAGTAGGCGGGCAGCTTCTGGTCTTTGGCTTTTTCGCTGCGCCAATATTTCAGGGATTCCAGAATTTTTAATTCATCCGCGTTTAGTTCTTCCTCGGTTTCGGTAATATATGTTGAGGAATCTGTTTCGTTTACTGTAGGTTTATTTTCTTCATAGTACAGGATCACCGACCAATTATAATCGCGAAAATCAAATGTCAAAAAAAATAAAACCAAATGTCCAAAAAAACCGCTATACAGCGGTTTTCTTGTTATAATCAATCATTAACAAATCGGGTCGGTAAATGTCCTTTACGTTAGTATCCGGCTCAAAAGTGCTGTACTTATGATCCTGAGGTACTCGTTTTATCACACCATTTAAAAGATCTTTCAATGCCGTTTCAAGCAACTTTAAACCCATTGGACACAGTTCATCACGCCACAGCTTTCCGGCGGATTCTTGGGGCGAAAGATAATACTCTGGAGGAATCCAGCACCAGTCTTGGTATGCAATATCGCCGCGGTCTATTCCGGAGTTCAACCAGAACACCGTCCCGCCGGTAATTGATTCCTTCATCCGTATTGCCCACTCAATAGATGATCGGCCTCGATGCCGCGGTAAAAGTGAAGGATGGTAACCAAGCCAGCCATGGCGCGGAATATACCGCGTTTTCTTTCCAATATAGTCAAAGGAGTGTGCTGTTATTCCAAGATCACACGCCGGCATCTTGTCAGCCGTTAACGTTCCAGCAGGCACAATAGGCACACCAAACCGCCGGGCCGCTGCGCCTATATATTTATCATCCAATGGGCAACAAACGCCGACCACTTCAATCTCTAATCTCCTGCAAAGGTGGAAAACCTCCTCCGCAAAATACTTCTGTCCTGATATAAAAACTTTATAACTATTCATTTCCTAAATATTTAAATCCTTGTATTGCTCTGAAATGCCCGCCATATCCTCCGCTGTTTGCCTTTTTAACACCACCCTTAATTTCGCCGGGAAAGCCCTTTGATGTCCGGTTAATAGATGCGTTACTCCGCGCCTTATTACTGCCGTGAAGTTTCGCACTATTTTGAACCCACTTTTTAGAATTTCTCAGATAGCCGCAAAGCTGCGGGTGGGAAGTGTGAAAAAAGGTTCCATACTTATGTCCACGCCTGCCGTTGCCATCAAGGTGGTGCTGCATAATTGCGTTTAGAAAGGTAGTTCCAACACCTGCTCCTTGCCACTCTGGCATTACAACCAGGCGAGTTGCGCGGTAGGCTTTAGCCGTGAACATTGGGCAGACGGCAACGTGGCAGACTAACTCTCCATTAACGGTGCCTACAAAGTATTCAGCGCACGGCGGGTGCTTCAGGTCTAAATAATAATGCTCCTTAAAAAATCGCCAGTAACTTCCGTTGACCTTCCAAATGTCGAGCTGGATATCTGGCCGCCTTCGGGCTTTTTTTTTACTTCCGATACTCGCGTATCATAAACCCAGTCTGGCTGTAGCCAGTCGATTACATCATAGTGGCAGGAGAGTAGCACAATCTGCTTTCCTGTCTTGCGCCAACTCTTTGCAAAGGCTGCGGCACCGATTTTGGC
This DNA window, taken from Chryseobacterium sp. 6424, encodes the following:
- the hisS gene encoding histidine--tRNA ligase; protein product: MKPSLAKGTRDFTATEVMNRRAIINVLQKNFELFGFQPLETPSFENLSTLTGKYGEEGDRLIFKILNSGDFAAKTVSEDWEGKNSQKLIAQISEKALRYDLTVPFARFVAMNHGQMVFPFKRYQIQPVWRADRPQKGRFREFYQCDADVVGSVSLWQEVELVQLYLKSFNELQIPVTIHINNRKILSGLAEYAGISDQLIDFTVALDKLDKIGKEGVIKELLEKNISQQSIDKLDFLFSQRTDALENVLQLKEKFKDSETGTQGVTELEFVLTQCLQLGISAENLKFDITLARGLDYYTGAIFEVKARGVAMGSIGGGGRYDNLTEVFGVKNIPGIGISFGLDRIYLVMEELGLFAEQASGSVQYLFANYGEKESLEASKIIMKLRNSGVSTELYPEAAKLKKQFTYAEKKGIPNLIFFGEQEIADGTITVKNLLNGEQRSFSLGDFLRETAHAG
- a CDS encoding HRDC domain-containing protein translates to MTFDFRDYNWSVILYYEENKPTVNETDSSTYITETEEELNADELKILESLKYWRSEKAKDQKLPAYFIATNKELLSIARYRPAKKEELLDIKGFGKHKIENYGEEIIDILDSI
- a CDS encoding formyltransferase family protein, which codes for MNSYKVFISGQKYFAEEVFHLCRRLEIEVVGVCCPLDDKYIGAAARRFGVPIVPAGTLTADKMPACDLGITAHSFDYIGKKTRYIPRHGWLGYHPSLLPRHRGRSSIEWAIRMKESITGGTVFWLNSGIDRGDIAYQDWCWIPPEYYLSPQESAGKLWRDELCPMGLKLLETALKDLLNGVIKRVPQDHKYSTFEPDTNVKDIYRPDLLMIDYNKKTAV